Within the Clostridium scatologenes genome, the region TAAATTCTTTCCTATAGACTTTCCTCCTATAGTAAAAGCTCCTATAACCACCCCTATAAATGTATTTATAATATATGTATTTAAGCCTGGAAAAAGTAAATGAGCCTTACTTCCTATGTATACACCTATAGAACCACTTACTATTCCGCATACATCACCTACTACATCATTACATATACTAGATGTTTTATCTGCATTTTTTATAAGCTTTATAGCTATTTTAGCACCCTTTACTTTCTTAGATGCCATAGCATGAAATGGTATTTCATTAGCTGCAGTAACAGCTACGCCTATAATATCAGATATTATTCCTGTAAATATAATAAAAGTTAAGATAATAAAAGCTACTAAGATATTTACTTTTTTTAGTAGCACATCAGACAAAAGAGAAATACTTCCACAAATTATCATAGATCCAAAAATAACTTTCAAAATCCATTTAGTATTACTCTTTTTACTATTAGATTTAGATTTACTTCCCAAATATTCATTCCTCCAAAAGTTATATATAACTAAGTTTTAAAATTTAAAACTTCTATTTACTTTAAAATATGCATTGGTGGTAGCATACTAGGTAAACTTTGCGGCTTA harbors:
- a CDS encoding membrane protein, with protein sequence MGSKSKSNSKKSNTKWILKVIFGSMIICGSISLLSDVLLKKVNILVAFIILTFIIFTGIISDIIGVAVTAANEIPFHAMASKKVKGAKIAIKLIKNADKTSSICNDVVGDVCGIVSGSIGVYIGSKAHLLFPGLNTYIINTFIGVVIGAFTIGGKSIGKNLAINRSNEILFKVCKIIYFFKKDR